One Lacunisphaera limnophila DNA window includes the following coding sequences:
- the sppA gene encoding signal peptide peptidase SppA — MKNFFTSFFATLSALLVLLLGGVVLSFLLLGALVALGQKKPVAVQDDSYLVFDLSANILDTPAQNEGLEELMEALGSESRGHLQLRQVTRALQAAAQDKSIQGLFLVGSVQAGSYGSGFAALKEVHEGIAAFRAAGKPVKAYLSVARTRDVYLASAADEITLDPYGALAMPGLASQPMFFAGAFEKFGVGVQVTRVGKYKSGVEPYTRKDMSAENREQVQKLIDDLWQDLTVTIETGRKLPAGSLQRVVDAHGFIRADDAKAAGLVDRIAYFDEVLDDLKAATGRKGSKEPFKQVNLKEYARLVGGSGLAARRSSGEKIELGSGEKGRVAIVYAEGVIVDGMGNEEGYVYGAKTARLLRQVRQDDGIKAVVLRVNSPGGSVTASEAIGREVRLLQAAKPVVVSMGSYAASGGYWISAPAGRIFAEPTTVTGSIGVYGILLNFQTLLTDKLGLTFDTVKTGKYADALTVTRPKTPEEMALIQGSVDWIYEQFISKVTAERKLERKTVEEIAQGRVWSGSEALKLGLVDEIGGLDAALKHAAGEAKLGDGFRVSEYPRPKQFAESFTEALDPRQREKTFGGPAGVLIKDAMQELRALGKFNDPQGLYARLPFDLRLN, encoded by the coding sequence ATGAAGAATTTCTTCACCTCGTTTTTTGCCACCCTGTCCGCGCTGCTCGTCCTCCTGCTGGGGGGCGTCGTGCTCAGCTTCCTGCTCCTCGGTGCGCTGGTCGCCTTGGGCCAGAAGAAGCCCGTGGCGGTGCAGGACGACTCCTACCTGGTCTTTGACCTGTCGGCCAACATCCTCGACACGCCGGCCCAGAACGAGGGGCTGGAGGAGCTGATGGAGGCGCTGGGGAGCGAGTCCCGCGGGCACCTGCAGCTCCGCCAGGTCACCCGGGCGCTGCAGGCCGCGGCACAGGACAAGTCGATCCAGGGGCTGTTTCTCGTCGGATCGGTGCAGGCGGGATCCTATGGTTCGGGTTTTGCCGCGTTGAAGGAGGTCCACGAAGGCATCGCGGCCTTCCGGGCCGCCGGCAAGCCGGTGAAGGCCTACCTGAGCGTGGCGCGCACGCGCGATGTATACCTGGCGTCCGCGGCGGACGAGATCACGCTCGATCCGTATGGCGCGCTGGCCATGCCGGGCCTGGCGTCGCAGCCGATGTTTTTTGCGGGCGCCTTCGAGAAATTCGGCGTCGGCGTGCAGGTCACGCGGGTGGGCAAGTACAAGAGCGGCGTCGAGCCCTACACGCGCAAGGACATGAGCGCCGAGAACCGCGAGCAGGTGCAGAAGCTGATCGACGATCTCTGGCAGGACCTGACGGTCACGATCGAGACCGGGCGCAAGCTGCCCGCGGGGTCGCTGCAGCGCGTGGTGGACGCGCATGGGTTCATCCGGGCCGACGACGCCAAGGCGGCGGGGCTGGTGGACCGCATCGCCTATTTTGACGAGGTGCTCGACGACCTGAAGGCGGCCACGGGCCGGAAGGGATCCAAGGAGCCCTTCAAGCAGGTGAACCTGAAGGAATATGCCCGGCTCGTGGGCGGCAGCGGGCTGGCCGCCCGGCGGTCGTCGGGCGAGAAGATCGAGCTCGGCTCCGGCGAGAAAGGCCGGGTCGCCATCGTCTACGCCGAGGGCGTGATCGTGGACGGCATGGGCAACGAGGAAGGGTATGTCTACGGCGCCAAGACCGCGCGGTTGCTGCGCCAAGTGCGGCAGGACGACGGGATCAAGGCGGTGGTGCTGCGGGTGAACAGTCCCGGCGGCAGCGTGACCGCGTCCGAGGCCATCGGCCGCGAGGTGCGATTGCTGCAGGCGGCCAAGCCCGTGGTCGTGTCGATGGGCAGTTATGCCGCGTCGGGCGGGTACTGGATCTCGGCGCCGGCGGGCCGCATCTTCGCGGAGCCGACGACCGTGACGGGCTCGATCGGCGTGTACGGCATCCTCTTGAATTTCCAAACCCTCCTCACGGACAAGCTCGGGCTGACCTTTGACACGGTGAAGACCGGCAAATACGCCGATGCGCTGACGGTCACGCGGCCGAAGACGCCCGAGGAAATGGCGCTGATCCAGGGCTCGGTGGACTGGATCTACGAGCAGTTCATCAGCAAGGTGACCGCCGAGCGGAAACTGGAACGCAAGACCGTCGAGGAAATCGCGCAGGGCCGGGTATGGTCCGGCAGCGAGGCGCTCAAGCTCGGCCTGGTGGACGAGATCGGCGGCCTCGATGCCGCCCTGAAGCATGCCGCCGGGGAGGCGAAGCTCGGGGATGGCTTCCGGGTGTCCGAGTACCCGCGGCCGAAGCAGTTTGCGGAGTCCTTCACCGAGGCGCTGGACCCGCGGCAGCGGGAAAAGACCTTCGGCGGCCCGGCCGGGGTGTTGATCAAGGATGCCATGCAAGAACTGCGGGCGCTCGGGAAGTTCAACGACCCGCAGGGCCTTTATGCCCGGTTGCCTTTTGACCTCCGGCTGAACTAA
- a CDS encoding nicotinate-nucleotide adenylyltransferase, whose product MSDKQELLTTNRKALTINLDGTHYGTIAEIGAGQEVARVFFQAGSASGSIAKTMSAYDMTFSDAIYGKAPRYVSRERLETMLGTEYKLLKERLAEKRGERTCFFVYADTVATASAKSGTSGHGWLGIRFQTKPHEEPSDILIHVRTLDKKNILQQEALGIVGTNLIYGAFYYRDQSEKFIQSLADNVGTDRVEVDMLKFSGPAFTHIDNRILSLHLVKHGLTNAVMFSPSGDVLQPSEVIYNRPVLVERGSFRPVTHVNVDMLNCATAQFLQEPMVKGKDVVVLMEITMNNLLAEGSLDEQDFLSRVDMLGHIGFTVLISNYSEFYRLVSYFRRYTKEMIGVAMGINNLLEIFNEKYYENLEGGILESMGRMFRHAVKLYVYPMQQVAYDSYLKTGQPSEAGQAHVAHAFAAKVLITARNLTVADRLRNLYAHLLENHYIACITGFNEDYLSIFSRDVLQRIKHNDPAWEKLVPAKVAEVIKQRGLLGYGKPAKPVAAPETVSK is encoded by the coding sequence ATGAGCGACAAACAGGAACTGCTGACCACCAACCGTAAGGCGCTGACCATCAATCTGGACGGCACCCACTACGGCACCATCGCCGAGATCGGGGCCGGTCAGGAGGTCGCCCGGGTCTTTTTCCAGGCCGGTAGCGCCTCCGGCTCCATCGCCAAGACCATGTCGGCCTACGACATGACGTTCAGCGACGCCATCTACGGCAAGGCCCCCCGCTACGTCTCCCGCGAGCGCCTCGAGACCATGCTCGGCACCGAGTACAAGCTCCTCAAGGAGCGCCTGGCCGAGAAACGCGGCGAACGCACCTGCTTCTTCGTCTACGCCGACACCGTCGCCACCGCCAGCGCCAAGAGCGGCACCAGCGGGCACGGCTGGCTCGGCATCCGCTTCCAGACCAAGCCCCACGAGGAACCGAGCGACATCCTGATCCACGTCCGGACCCTCGACAAAAAGAACATCCTCCAGCAGGAGGCCCTCGGCATCGTCGGCACCAACCTCATCTACGGCGCATTCTACTACCGGGACCAATCGGAGAAATTCATCCAGTCGCTCGCCGACAACGTCGGCACCGACCGCGTCGAGGTGGACATGCTGAAATTCAGCGGTCCCGCCTTCACCCACATCGACAACCGCATCCTGTCGCTCCACCTCGTGAAGCACGGCCTGACCAACGCCGTGATGTTCTCCCCCAGTGGCGACGTCCTCCAGCCCTCCGAAGTCATCTACAACCGCCCCGTCCTCGTCGAGCGCGGCAGCTTCCGGCCCGTCACCCACGTCAACGTCGACATGCTCAACTGCGCCACCGCGCAGTTCCTCCAGGAGCCGATGGTCAAGGGCAAGGACGTCGTCGTGCTCATGGAGATCACGATGAACAACCTCCTCGCCGAGGGCTCCCTCGACGAGCAGGACTTCCTCTCCCGCGTGGACATGCTCGGCCACATCGGCTTCACCGTCCTCATCTCGAACTATTCCGAGTTCTACCGCCTCGTCTCCTACTTCCGCCGCTACACGAAGGAGATGATTGGCGTCGCCATGGGCATCAACAACCTCCTCGAGATCTTCAACGAGAAGTATTACGAGAACCTCGAGGGCGGCATCCTCGAGTCCATGGGCCGCATGTTCCGCCACGCCGTGAAGCTCTACGTGTACCCGATGCAGCAGGTCGCCTACGACAGCTACCTCAAGACCGGCCAGCCCTCCGAAGCCGGCCAGGCCCATGTTGCCCACGCCTTCGCCGCCAAGGTCCTCATCACCGCGCGCAACCTCACCGTCGCCGACCGCCTGCGCAACCTCTACGCCCACCTGCTCGAGAACCACTACATCGCCTGCATCACGGGCTTCAACGAGGACTACCTCAGCATCTTCTCCCGCGACGTCCTCCAGCGCATCAAGCACAACGACCCCGCCTGGGAGAAACTCGTCCCCGCCAAGGTTGCGGAAGTCATCAAGCAGCGCGGCCTCCTCGGCTACGGCAAGCCCGCCAAGCCCGTCGCAGCTCCCGAGACGGTCTCCAAGTAG
- a CDS encoding alpha/beta fold hydrolase has protein sequence MPAVCFRKSKGDDDPPSQRARMPFRARSLLKATLAVAIFAGLAIAIIHQLRARAELAQDWYQGNTEEIQPPKAQFYVTVDKDVRVQVVDWGGSGRPLVFLPGLGSTARSAFDRFAPKFVSGYHVYGITRRGFGSSSRPDTGYSADRLGDDVVAVLDALKLHQPVLVGHSIGGQELSSVGSRYPERIAGLVYLDAAYDYAFYSPTIPERNTPLNPKLPAPVRAILEGKKRYTDLRVPVLAIYAIPTDLSWRYPNDPSALAKAEAEEIARNGPQAQAFAKGVPSARVINIPRANHFVFFSHEDRVLHEMRTFLETLR, from the coding sequence ATGCCCGCCGTCTGTTTCCGAAAATCAAAAGGCGACGATGATCCACCTAGCCAAAGGGCACGAATGCCATTCCGCGCGCGCAGCCTGCTGAAGGCAACTTTGGCTGTGGCCATTTTCGCAGGTCTTGCGATCGCGATCATCCACCAACTCCGCGCCAGGGCGGAACTCGCCCAGGATTGGTATCAGGGCAACACCGAGGAGATCCAGCCTCCCAAGGCCCAGTTTTATGTCACCGTGGATAAGGATGTGCGCGTTCAAGTCGTGGATTGGGGTGGCTCCGGACGTCCCCTCGTCTTTCTACCGGGGCTGGGGTCCACCGCCCGCTCGGCCTTCGATCGGTTCGCCCCGAAGTTTGTTTCCGGGTATCACGTGTATGGCATCACCCGACGTGGATTTGGCAGCTCCAGTCGCCCGGACACCGGTTACTCGGCGGACCGACTGGGCGATGACGTCGTCGCCGTGCTTGATGCGCTGAAGCTCCACCAGCCTGTGCTGGTGGGGCATTCCATCGGCGGACAGGAGTTGAGTTCGGTCGGGTCCCGCTATCCGGAACGCATTGCGGGATTGGTCTACCTGGACGCCGCCTACGATTACGCGTTCTACTCGCCGACGATCCCCGAGAGAAATACCCCGCTAAATCCAAAACTTCCGGCCCCGGTCAGGGCAATACTCGAGGGCAAGAAGCGGTACACCGACCTCCGCGTTCCCGTCCTCGCCATCTACGCCATCCCGACGGATTTAAGCTGGCGGTATCCGAACGATCCCTCGGCCTTGGCGAAAGCGGAAGCGGAAGAAATCGCCCGAAACGGCCCCCAGGCGCAGGCGTTTGCAAAGGGCGTTCCGTCGGCGCGCGTGATCAACATTCCTCGCGCCAATCACTTTGTGTTCTTTTCCCATGAAGATCGGGTCTTGCACGAGATGCGGACATTCCTTGAAACGCTCCGTTAA
- the dapF gene encoding diaminopimelate epimerase, with amino-acid sequence MRFHKYHALGNDYIVMDPADFPGWTAPTTEQTRVICHRNFGAGSDGILWGPLPTAKAQFGLRIFNPDGSEAEKSGNGLRIFSRYLYDQKKVGTAPFTVDTPGGVVDVVIQPGGQQLTIDMGHVSFASAKIPVAGPAREVINEKITILDREFRYCAATIGNPHCVIPLPAITPELAHKYGPHLETHPNFPRKTNVQFLQVLDRANIRIEIWERGAGYTLASGSSSSASAAVAHRLGLVDRNITVHMPGGRIGIEIGDNFSIRMTGPVTRVAEGTLHPELFTTKV; translated from the coding sequence ATGCGCTTTCACAAATACCACGCCCTCGGTAATGACTACATCGTGATGGACCCGGCCGATTTCCCCGGCTGGACCGCCCCCACCACCGAGCAGACCCGCGTCATCTGCCACCGCAATTTCGGCGCCGGCTCCGACGGCATCCTCTGGGGCCCCCTGCCCACCGCCAAGGCCCAGTTCGGCCTCCGCATCTTCAACCCCGACGGCTCCGAGGCCGAGAAGTCCGGCAACGGCCTGCGCATCTTCTCCCGCTACCTCTACGACCAGAAGAAGGTCGGCACCGCCCCCTTCACCGTCGACACCCCGGGCGGCGTGGTGGACGTCGTTATCCAGCCCGGCGGCCAGCAGCTCACCATCGACATGGGCCACGTCAGCTTCGCCAGCGCCAAGATCCCCGTCGCCGGCCCGGCCCGTGAGGTCATCAACGAGAAGATCACCATCCTCGACCGCGAGTTCAGGTACTGCGCCGCCACCATCGGCAACCCCCACTGCGTGATCCCCCTGCCCGCCATCACACCCGAGCTGGCCCATAAATACGGCCCGCACCTCGAGACTCACCCGAATTTCCCCCGCAAGACCAACGTCCAGTTCCTCCAGGTCCTCGACCGCGCCAACATCCGCATCGAGATCTGGGAGCGCGGCGCGGGCTACACCCTCGCCTCGGGCAGCAGCTCCAGCGCGTCCGCCGCCGTCGCCCACCGGCTCGGCCTGGTGGACCGCAATATCACCGTCCACATGCCCGGCGGCCGGATCGGCATCGAGATCGGCGACAACTTCTCGATCCGCATGACCGGCCCCGTCACCCGCGTCGCCGAAGGCACGCTCCACCCGGAGCTCTTCACGACCAAGGTCTGA
- a CDS encoding DUF192 domain-containing protein: MVFRRRFLSLAALGLLTLLVGCGNNDPKTPAAPRSFEERFAVKVGDRTVQMQVALLPTETQNGLMHRKALGENEGMLFVFDQPQPMSFWMRNTLIPLDIGFFDNTGVLKEIYPMYPRDENPVASRGRTLQFALEMNQGWYRTAGVKPGAKLDLAAVVAAIRARGLKPESFGLR, from the coding sequence ATGGTTTTTCGCCGCCGGTTTCTGTCCCTTGCCGCCTTGGGCCTGCTCACGCTGCTGGTCGGCTGCGGCAACAACGACCCCAAGACCCCGGCGGCGCCGCGCAGCTTCGAGGAACGCTTTGCCGTCAAGGTCGGCGACCGCACCGTGCAGATGCAGGTGGCGCTGCTCCCGACCGAGACGCAGAACGGGCTGATGCACCGGAAGGCGCTGGGGGAGAACGAGGGCATGCTCTTTGTTTTCGACCAGCCCCAGCCCATGAGCTTCTGGATGCGAAACACCCTGATCCCGCTCGATATCGGGTTTTTCGACAACACCGGCGTCCTGAAGGAAATCTACCCGATGTACCCCCGGGATGAGAACCCCGTGGCCTCGCGCGGGCGGACGCTGCAATTTGCCCTGGAGATGAACCAGGGGTGGTATCGCACGGCCGGGGTGAAGCCCGGGGCGAAACTCGACCTGGCGGCTGTGGTGGCGGCGATCCGCGCCCGCGGGTTGAAGCCGGAGAGTTTTGGGCTGCGGTAA
- a CDS encoding M24 family metallopeptidase → MAALPPPLLYASTHHCADLLYFGQVEVHDPFIAFGRLDGKKVTVQSPLEFGRVKKTGGFDLVLPLEECRSRARAKFGPKAGTAEIIATVAREQGVRRFRVADTFPAALYLKLTALGLKLDLVGGLLFPEREIKTAREAEHIREGNRLCSVGFTVAERILRAARIKGRTLVHRGTVLTSESLRFALETAIREQGGDPRDTIVAGGDQACDPHERGSGPLRPHELIIIDVFPRVLKTGYFGDMTRTYLKGRPREVQRRMVATVREAQKQALRAITAGVDGREVHGLIVDHFTESGYETRHGKGGSVGFFHGTGHGLGLEVHDPGRISPAVSAPLKAGAVLTVEPGLYYPGLGGCRWEDVVQVTQGPAKMLSRHPYQWEIK, encoded by the coding sequence ATGGCCGCCCTCCCTCCTCCCCTCCTCTACGCCAGCACGCACCACTGCGCCGATCTGCTCTACTTCGGCCAGGTGGAGGTCCACGACCCCTTCATCGCCTTCGGGCGGCTGGACGGCAAGAAGGTCACCGTCCAAAGCCCGCTGGAATTCGGCCGCGTCAAAAAGACCGGCGGCTTCGATCTCGTGCTGCCGCTGGAAGAATGCCGGTCCCGCGCCCGGGCCAAATTCGGCCCCAAGGCCGGCACCGCCGAGATCATCGCGACCGTCGCCCGCGAGCAGGGCGTCCGCCGCTTCCGCGTGGCCGACACCTTCCCCGCCGCCCTTTACCTCAAACTGACCGCCCTCGGCCTGAAACTGGACCTCGTCGGCGGTCTCCTCTTCCCCGAGCGCGAAATCAAGACCGCCCGGGAGGCGGAACACATCCGCGAGGGCAATCGGCTCTGCTCGGTCGGCTTCACCGTCGCCGAGCGCATCCTCCGCGCCGCCCGCATCAAGGGCCGCACCCTCGTCCACCGCGGCACGGTGCTGACCTCTGAGAGCCTGCGTTTTGCCCTCGAAACGGCGATCCGCGAGCAGGGCGGCGACCCGCGCGACACGATCGTCGCTGGCGGCGACCAGGCCTGCGATCCCCACGAACGCGGCTCGGGCCCGCTGCGGCCGCACGAGCTCATCATCATCGATGTGTTCCCGCGCGTGCTGAAAACCGGCTATTTCGGCGACATGACCCGCACCTACCTGAAGGGCCGCCCCCGCGAGGTGCAGCGCCGGATGGTCGCGACTGTGCGCGAGGCGCAAAAACAGGCGCTCCGAGCAATCACCGCGGGCGTGGACGGCCGCGAAGTGCACGGCCTGATCGTCGACCATTTCACGGAGTCGGGCTATGAAACCCGGCATGGCAAGGGTGGCTCGGTCGGTTTCTTCCACGGCACCGGCCACGGCCTGGGCTTGGAGGTCCACGATCCGGGCCGCATCTCGCCGGCCGTGTCGGCGCCGCTGAAAGCCGGCGCCGTGCTCACCGTCGAACCCGGCCTGTACTACCCCGGCCTCGGCGGCTGCCGCTGGGAGGATGTCGTGCAGGTGACCCAGGGCCCGGCCAAGATGCTCTCAAGGCACCCGTATCAGTGGGAAATTAAGTGA
- a CDS encoding Fpg/Nei family DNA glycosylase — MPELAEVEFFRKRWSAGHGAKVLAVRLHAGKKIFRDCDPAQLTRHLTGAKLLSSTTAAKQMLFEFSGTGLPRAESRWLGVHLGMTGELRVEPPGYEAAAHDHLILVQRERLLVFKDPRMFGGVRFHHGKTAPVWWTRIAPAILSPAFTVEVVAAFLQRRARAPIKAVLLMQERFPGIGNWMADEVLWRAAIHPQRPAGSLSVAEVRTLHRECRKVCRLALDTIAGEGDYLPPDLNAHIPKSWLFWHRWSDGGRCPRTKQPLVREEVGGRTTCWSPARQKRG; from the coding sequence ATGCCCGAGCTCGCCGAGGTTGAATTCTTCCGCAAACGCTGGAGCGCCGGCCACGGTGCCAAGGTGCTCGCCGTGCGCCTGCACGCCGGGAAGAAGATCTTCCGCGACTGCGACCCGGCCCAACTCACCCGCCACCTGACGGGGGCCAAACTCCTCTCGTCCACCACCGCGGCGAAGCAGATGCTATTTGAATTCAGCGGCACTGGCCTGCCCCGAGCGGAGTCGAGATGGCTCGGCGTGCATCTGGGCATGACCGGTGAACTGCGGGTCGAACCGCCCGGCTATGAGGCGGCGGCCCACGACCACCTGATCCTCGTGCAGCGGGAACGCCTGCTCGTCTTTAAGGACCCGCGCATGTTCGGCGGGGTGCGCTTCCATCACGGCAAGACGGCGCCCGTCTGGTGGACTAGGATTGCGCCGGCGATCCTGTCGCCCGCGTTCACGGTCGAAGTCGTGGCTGCCTTTTTGCAACGGCGGGCCCGGGCCCCGATCAAGGCCGTCCTCCTCATGCAGGAGCGTTTCCCCGGCATCGGCAACTGGATGGCCGACGAGGTGCTCTGGCGCGCGGCGATCCACCCGCAGCGTCCCGCCGGTTCGCTGTCCGTCGCCGAGGTCCGCACGCTGCACCGGGAGTGCCGGAAAGTCTGCCGCCTCGCCCTCGACACCATCGCCGGCGAGGGCGACTACCTGCCCCCTGACCTCAACGCGCACATCCCCAAATCGTGGCTCTTCTGGCACCGCTGGTCTGACGGTGGTCGCTGCCCCCGCACCAAGCAGCCGCTGGTCCGGGAAGAAGTCGGCGGCCGCACCACCTGCTGGTCCCCCGCCCGGCAGAAGCGGGGCTGA
- a CDS encoding TlyA family RNA methyltransferase produces the protein MAGSKQRLDELLVTRGLSPTRAQAKALIMSGRVRHGTDRLDKPGKEYPPDFDLSVDQPPRFVSRGGDKLTAWLEQFPLDLTGAHLLDVGASTGGFTDCALQAGAASATCVDVGHGQLHEKLRRDPRVTNLEKVNARHLKPGDLPRPDYDVIVMDLSFISLKSVLPAVWAFLRPGGTLVALVKPQFEAGKAEVDRGQGIIRDDTVRLRVLTEIREFALRELPGAGLVGERECPVHGADGNREFLLGLTKTAQTR, from the coding sequence ATGGCCGGTTCCAAACAACGACTCGATGAACTGCTGGTGACGCGCGGGCTCTCCCCCACCCGGGCGCAGGCCAAGGCACTCATCATGTCGGGTCGCGTGCGCCACGGGACCGACCGGCTGGACAAGCCGGGCAAGGAATACCCACCCGATTTTGACCTGAGCGTGGACCAGCCCCCGCGTTTCGTGAGCCGCGGCGGCGACAAGCTCACGGCCTGGCTGGAACAATTCCCGCTCGATCTCACCGGCGCTCACCTGCTCGACGTCGGCGCCTCGACCGGCGGTTTCACCGATTGCGCGCTCCAGGCCGGCGCCGCCAGCGCCACCTGCGTGGATGTCGGCCACGGCCAGCTCCACGAGAAACTCCGCCGCGACCCGCGCGTGACCAACCTCGAGAAAGTCAACGCCCGCCACCTCAAGCCCGGCGACCTGCCGCGCCCCGATTACGACGTGATCGTCATGGACCTGTCCTTCATCTCCCTGAAAAGCGTGCTGCCCGCCGTGTGGGCCTTCCTCCGCCCAGGCGGGACGCTGGTCGCGCTGGTGAAGCCCCAGTTCGAGGCGGGCAAGGCCGAGGTGGACCGCGGCCAGGGCATCATCCGCGACGACACCGTGCGGCTGCGCGTGCTGACCGAGATCCGGGAATTTGCCCTGCGGGAACTGCCGGGCGCCGGCCTGGTCGGCGAACGCGAGTGCCCGGTCCACGGCGCCGACGGCAACCGGGAATTCCTGCTGGGTCTGACCAAGACGGCGCAGACCAGGTGA
- a CDS encoding NAD(+)/NADH kinase, with amino-acid sequence MSPIRRLAFVVNTEKPGAAQLARELIAIARTVGVRRIKSRPAHKLPRGYFKGSDAGCIIGGDGTLLGAVTEAATAGVPLIGVNQGSLGYLTSFSPEEARACFGEVLLGQYRVAPRTLLECRTAPRRRDLALNDVLIKAEVNSQLVRLEVRADGELVTDYLCDGLVLSTPTGSTAYNLSAGGPILHPAAGVIAMTPICPHTLSNRTIVFNDGVKLSIRNCSPDSRLLVALDGQRNRSVVHGSSVEVTIAKRHLGLVQRRDYRHFSVMRAKLKWSGGLTDKK; translated from the coding sequence ATGTCCCCCATTCGCAGACTCGCCTTTGTCGTCAACACCGAGAAGCCCGGCGCCGCCCAGCTGGCGCGCGAGCTCATCGCGATTGCGCGGACGGTGGGCGTCCGCCGGATCAAGAGCCGCCCCGCGCACAAGCTCCCCCGCGGCTACTTCAAGGGTTCCGACGCCGGATGCATCATCGGCGGCGACGGCACCTTGCTGGGCGCCGTGACAGAGGCCGCCACGGCCGGCGTGCCGCTCATCGGCGTGAACCAGGGCAGCCTCGGCTACCTCACCAGCTTTTCCCCGGAGGAAGCCCGCGCGTGCTTCGGCGAGGTGCTCCTCGGCCAGTACCGCGTCGCACCGCGCACCCTGCTGGAATGCCGCACCGCCCCGCGCCGCCGCGACCTCGCGCTCAACGACGTCCTGATCAAGGCCGAGGTGAATTCCCAGCTCGTGCGCCTCGAGGTCCGCGCCGATGGCGAACTCGTGACCGACTACCTCTGCGACGGTCTCGTCCTCTCCACCCCGACGGGCTCGACCGCCTACAACCTGTCCGCCGGCGGCCCGATCCTGCACCCGGCGGCCGGCGTGATTGCCATGACCCCGATCTGCCCGCACACGCTGAGCAACCGCACGATCGTCTTCAACGACGGCGTGAAGCTGAGCATCCGCAACTGTTCCCCCGATTCCCGCCTGCTCGTCGCCCTCGACGGCCAGCGCAACCGCAGCGTGGTCCACGGCTCGTCGGTCGAGGTCACGATCGCCAAGCGCCACCTCGGCCTGGTGCAGCGCCGCGACTACCGACATTTCAGCGTCATGCGCGCCAAGCTCAAGTGGAGCGGCGGGCTGACGGATAAGAAGTAA